The genomic window ATCACGCAGATGTCTAGCATCCACGGCATGGGCTCGATCATCCTGGGGACGGGAATCCTGATTGGATCAGCCTCCGCGCTGCATCCCGCCTGGTCGGCCGGCAAGACCCTCTACCTGCTCTGCACGCTGGCGAGCTCGGTATTGGTCGTCGGCGGGATCAACTACATCTCCAATTGCTCGTTCTTCCTGGATCCGGGGGCGCAGGTGTCGTTCCCGATGCTGGTCCAGAACTCGATGGATTTCGCGCGCTATCCGCTGGAGTTGTATGCCCGCGCGGCGCAGTTGCTGGTCACCTGGGTGCTGCCCTTCGCCTTCATCGCCTATTACCCCACCCTTCTGCTCCTGGACAAGGCGGCGCCGCCGCCGCTTCTGAGCTACCTCTCGCCGCTTGCGGGGCCGGCCGTCACCCTGGCGGCTGCCCTGGTGTGGAAACGGTGCGTGATCACCTATCAAGGGACCGGCAGCTAGTGTAGTGTTCCGCAAATTCCCTTTAATATTTTGATTGTTCCAAGGGCTGTCTGGAAACGCCAAGTACACGCGGGCATGAAAACACCTATTCCATCGGAACACCGCCTTTCTATTGCGTCGTCATTCCTGTGCCTGTCATCGCGCTTCCCCTCGC from Anaerolineales bacterium includes these protein-coding regions:
- a CDS encoding ABC-2 family transporter protein: MKNAWRTIRIYAKLQILHMRVHLEYEADFWIGIFGAFLRHVGGFVFVLALFSRIQSVAGWSLWELAFLYALATMPLGLVEVLYDGQWEIKRLVWRGEFDRLLVRPLSPALQVITQMSSIHGMGSIILGTGILIGSASALHPAWSAGKTLYLLCTLASSVLVVGGINYISNCSFFLDPGAQVSFPMLVQNSMDFARYPLELYARAAQLLVTWVLPFAFIAYYPTLLLLDKAAPPPLLSYLSPLAGPAVTLAAALVWKRCVITYQGTGS